From a region of the Acidobacteriota bacterium genome:
- a CDS encoding MoaD/ThiS family protein: MPTKIFIPTPLRGYAGGNDVVEADGATVGEVLANMAAEHAGLRKHLYGEDGRLRKFVAIYVNDDDIRFLEKEATPVKAGDTVSIIPSVAGGAA, encoded by the coding sequence ATGCCAACGAAGATCTTTATCCCGACGCCGCTGCGCGGCTATGCGGGTGGCAACGACGTGGTGGAAGCGGACGGGGCGACGGTGGGTGAAGTGCTTGCCAACATGGCGGCGGAACACGCCGGGTTGCGCAAGCATCTGTACGGCGAGGACGGCCGCCTGCGCAAGTTCGTCGCGATCTACGTGAACGACGACGACATCCGCTTTCTCGAGAAGGAGGCGACGCCGGTCAAGGCGGGCGACACGGTGAGCATCATTCCCTCCGTGGCGGGAGGTGCCGCATGA
- a CDS encoding M67 family metallopeptidase, translated as MLTLRADADTDIRRHGRESYPHECCGALIGRGGVVEEALALPNTSEEGTRRRFRIRPTDYRMAERRAAARGGDLVGFYHSHPDHAARPSRYDLDHAWPIFAYVIVSVEEGEPAAMTSWRLREDRSAFDEEPLSVG; from the coding sequence ATGCTGACGTTGCGCGCCGACGCGGACACCGACATTCGCCGGCATGGGCGGGAGAGTTACCCGCACGAATGCTGCGGCGCGTTGATTGGCCGCGGCGGAGTCGTCGAGGAGGCGCTGGCGCTGCCCAATACTTCCGAGGAGGGAACTCGAAGGCGGTTCCGGATCCGTCCCACCGACTATCGGATGGCGGAGCGGCGCGCCGCCGCGCGCGGCGGCGACCTGGTCGGTTTCTACCATTCGCACCCCGATCATGCGGCGCGGCCGTCCCGGTATGACCTCGACCACGCCTGGCCGATCTTCGCCTACGTGATCGTCTCGGTGGAGGAGGGCGAACCGGCGGCGATGACATCGTGGCGTCTGCGAGAGGACCGGTCGGCGTTCGACGAGGAACCCCTCTCGGTGGGATAG
- a CDS encoding pyridoxal-phosphate dependent enzyme — protein sequence MDDHALRVYDSILGLLSGAENPTPIVRLNRVTPYRETTVYAKLEWYNPFGAVKDRVAANLLDDGERRHAVGEHQKLVEPTSGNTGMALAMLANARGYALTTPMSSEVPLEKRTMLRLFGADVMELQDTLCPAPGAPEGAIARAAEIGDRPDFHMLNQYANEANPEAHYKTTGPEIWRQSEGRVTHFVAGLGTCGTITGTGRFLKEQRAGVQVLGVYPQEGHDIPGVRSLRQLQQTKLFFPDEYDGMVEVSNQAAFDLCLRLNREESIVAGPSSAMALQGAFELVPDAPGNVVVVIFPDNAFKYASSVVKHLPGLLPAGAKPAAAQKDPLLETMREHVRNNADLTISVEAARQELETGRPFVVDVRPAAQYREAHLPGAVSMPLAEMDERRHELPADRATPILSVCQRGNASLSGLLFLKSLGYRNVRSMTGGTLAWRQRGYAVESEPAPAAVATAD from the coding sequence ATGGACGATCACGCGTTGCGCGTCTACGACTCGATTCTGGGCCTCCTTTCCGGGGCCGAGAACCCGACGCCGATCGTCCGCCTGAACCGGGTGACGCCCTATCGGGAGACGACCGTCTACGCCAAGCTGGAGTGGTACAACCCCTTCGGCGCGGTCAAGGATCGCGTCGCCGCCAACCTCCTCGACGATGGCGAGCGGCGTCATGCCGTCGGAGAACACCAGAAACTCGTCGAGCCGACATCGGGCAACACCGGGATGGCTCTCGCGATGCTCGCGAACGCGCGGGGCTACGCGCTCACTACGCCGATGTCCAGCGAGGTGCCGCTCGAGAAGCGGACGATGCTCCGCCTCTTCGGCGCTGACGTCATGGAGTTGCAGGACACGCTCTGCCCGGCGCCGGGCGCGCCGGAGGGGGCGATTGCGCGTGCGGCGGAGATCGGCGACCGCCCCGACTTCCACATGCTGAACCAGTACGCCAACGAGGCGAACCCGGAGGCGCACTACAAGACGACCGGACCGGAGATCTGGCGGCAGAGCGAGGGGCGGGTGACGCACTTCGTCGCCGGGCTGGGCACCTGCGGCACCATCACCGGCACCGGACGCTTCCTGAAGGAGCAGCGGGCCGGCGTGCAGGTGCTGGGCGTCTATCCGCAGGAAGGGCACGACATCCCGGGCGTGCGGAGCCTCCGGCAGCTGCAGCAGACCAAGCTCTTCTTTCCCGACGAGTACGACGGGATGGTGGAGGTGTCGAACCAGGCGGCCTTCGATCTCTGCCTTCGGCTGAACCGCGAGGAGAGCATTGTTGCCGGGCCCAGTTCCGCGATGGCCCTGCAAGGGGCGTTCGAGCTCGTGCCGGACGCGCCGGGGAATGTCGTCGTCGTGATTTTCCCCGACAACGCGTTCAAGTACGCCTCGTCGGTGGTGAAGCATTTACCGGGACTGCTCCCGGCAGGGGCGAAACCGGCGGCGGCGCAAAAGGACCCGCTGCTCGAGACGATGCGCGAGCATGTCCGCAACAACGCCGACCTGACCATCAGCGTCGAGGCGGCGCGGCAGGAACTGGAAACGGGCCGGCCGTTCGTCGTCGATGTCCGGCCCGCGGCGCAGTACCGCGAGGCGCACCTGCCGGGGGCGGTCAGCATGCCGCTGGCCGAGATGGACGAACGTCGCCACGAACTTCCGGCGGATCGCGCCACGCCGATTCTGAGCGTTTGCCAGCGGGGGAACGCGTCGCTTTCCGGGCTGCTGTTCCTCAAGTCGCTCGGGTATCGCAACGTGCGCAGCATGACCGGCGGGACGCTGGCCTGGCGTCAGAGGGGATACGCGGTCGAGTCCGAGCCGGCACCGGCCGCGGTGGCGACCGCCGACTAG
- a CDS encoding enoyl-ACP reductase, with the protein MGLLSGRHGLIVGVANQRSLAWAIAKAADAAGATLTLSYATERFEAKTRKLAETLERPAQLVPCDVTDDEAISHLLRAVDRAQGGLDFLVHAVAFASREAISEPFLETTRADFTQALDISAYSLVPLARAAAPLMERRGGGSILTLTYLGSERVFPHYNVMGVAKAALEATVRYLATDLGPRNIRVNALSAGPIKTLAASGISGFSQILDHYRAQSPLGRTVDADEVADAAVALLGPGGRGITGDVVMVDGGYHATGM; encoded by the coding sequence ATGGGTCTTCTTTCCGGCCGACATGGTCTGATCGTCGGCGTAGCCAACCAGCGATCCCTCGCCTGGGCGATTGCCAAGGCAGCCGATGCGGCGGGCGCGACACTGACCCTCAGTTACGCGACAGAGCGGTTCGAGGCGAAAACGCGCAAGCTGGCGGAGACGCTTGAGCGGCCGGCCCAACTGGTGCCGTGCGACGTGACCGACGACGAGGCGATTTCCCATCTCCTCCGCGCGGTCGACAGGGCGCAGGGCGGGCTGGACTTTCTCGTGCACGCCGTTGCGTTCGCCTCACGCGAGGCGATCTCGGAGCCGTTCCTGGAGACGACGCGCGCCGACTTCACACAGGCGCTGGACATTTCCGCCTACTCGCTTGTTCCGCTCGCACGCGCCGCGGCGCCCCTGATGGAACGGCGCGGCGGGGGCAGCATCCTGACTCTCACCTACCTCGGAAGCGAGCGCGTCTTCCCCCACTACAACGTTATGGGAGTGGCGAAAGCGGCGCTCGAAGCGACGGTCCGCTACCTGGCGACAGACCTCGGTCCGCGCAACATCCGGGTGAACGCCCTGTCGGCCGGGCCGATAAAGACCCTCGCCGCGTCCGGCATCTCCGGATTCAGCCAGATCCTCGATCATTACCGGGCGCAGTCGCCGCTCGGCCGGACGGTGGACGCCGACGAGGTGGCCGACGCCGCGGTGGCGCTCCTCGGCCCCGGAGGCCGTGGGATCACGGGCGACGTGGTGATGGTGGATGGCGGTTACCACGCCACCGGGATGTAG
- a CDS encoding deoxyhypusine synthase — translation MPHRSPGSPEARASRHLGGKPIRYYRPRGDAGVRALIDDGFQAFNAGRLSEACQIFTGKMLNPAHDTTIGLTMAGALTPAGLGGCVIDMMERGAVDFVISTGANLYHDLHYALNFTLHRGSPFADDVELHEDGVIRIYDVLFPATVLLETDAYLRDFLSRSGLYGPVSTADLHYRLGCDLRERQPGCEEYSVVAAASVHGVPIYTSSPGDSSIGMNVAWHRLIARSDLVPDPSLDVNEVCAIILAGERNGCVILGGGSPKNFYLQGQPTLWEVYGIQKGGNDYFIQITTDQMVWGGLSGATPAEAVSWGKVNPGVLPDTVVVYADSTIAFPLFAEYAAAAEPGRRRRKALLHRREELVAELERQARLAAR, via the coding sequence ATGCCGCACCGATCCCCCGGCTCTCCCGAAGCCCGCGCATCGCGGCATCTGGGCGGCAAACCGATCCGCTACTACCGACCGCGCGGCGACGCCGGCGTCCGTGCGCTGATCGACGACGGTTTCCAGGCATTCAACGCCGGCCGGCTCTCGGAAGCGTGCCAGATCTTCACCGGGAAGATGCTGAACCCCGCCCACGATACGACGATCGGCCTGACGATGGCGGGAGCGCTGACGCCGGCCGGGCTCGGCGGCTGCGTGATCGACATGATGGAACGCGGCGCCGTCGACTTCGTCATCAGCACCGGCGCAAACCTGTACCACGACCTGCACTACGCCCTGAATTTCACGCTGCATCGCGGTTCCCCTTTCGCGGACGACGTCGAGTTGCATGAAGACGGGGTCATCCGTATCTACGATGTGCTGTTTCCGGCGACCGTGCTGCTCGAGACCGACGCCTACCTGCGCGACTTCCTTTCCCGCTCCGGTCTCTACGGGCCGGTGTCGACGGCGGACCTGCACTATCGTCTGGGCTGCGATCTGCGCGAGCGGCAGCCCGGCTGCGAGGAGTACTCGGTGGTAGCGGCCGCGTCCGTGCATGGGGTCCCGATCTACACGTCGTCGCCGGGCGACAGTTCGATCGGGATGAACGTTGCGTGGCACCGGCTGATCGCGCGAAGCGATCTCGTGCCGGATCCGAGCCTCGACGTGAACGAGGTGTGCGCGATCATCCTGGCGGGAGAAAGGAACGGCTGCGTCATCCTGGGTGGCGGGTCGCCGAAGAACTTCTACCTGCAGGGGCAGCCGACACTCTGGGAGGTCTACGGGATCCAGAAGGGAGGCAACGACTACTTCATCCAGATCACGACGGATCAGATGGTCTGGGGAGGGCTGTCGGGCGCCACGCCGGCCGAGGCGGTGAGTTGGGGCAAGGTGAACCCCGGCGTGCTGCCGGACACGGTCGTCGTCTACGCTGACTCTACGATCGCGTTCCCGTTGTTCGCCGAGTACGCCGCCGCGGCGGAGCCCGGCCGGCGGCGGCGGAAGGCCCTGCTCCATCGCCGCGAGGAACTGGTGGCGGAACTCGAGCGTCAGGCGCGCCTAGCCGCCCGTTAG
- a CDS encoding 7-cyano-7-deazaguanine synthase — MADRNGGVAVLCSGGLDSAVLLAHELDGAEDGRPVHPVYVSGGLAWEEAERRLVERLLDAPPFAGRAAPLASLDCPVDDTYPETHWALRGTPPAYATADEEVYLVGRNVLLLAKAATWCALHGVERVAVGPLAGNPFPDATPAFFAAMGDALTRGLDHPIRIAAPFATFHKEEVIARGAALGVPFELTLSCMNPSEGTHCGRCSKCRERLQAFDEAGVDDPAPYAWRPANLLTGG, encoded by the coding sequence ATGGCCGACCGGAACGGTGGCGTTGCGGTTCTCTGCTCCGGCGGTCTCGACAGCGCCGTGTTGCTCGCGCATGAGCTGGACGGGGCGGAGGACGGCCGTCCCGTGCACCCTGTCTATGTGAGCGGCGGGCTCGCCTGGGAGGAAGCCGAACGCCGGCTCGTCGAGCGGCTCCTCGATGCCCCGCCGTTCGCCGGCAGAGCGGCGCCGCTCGCGTCACTCGACTGCCCGGTCGACGACACCTACCCCGAGACGCATTGGGCGCTCCGGGGAACGCCTCCGGCGTACGCCACGGCAGACGAGGAGGTCTACCTCGTGGGGCGCAACGTCCTCCTCCTCGCCAAGGCGGCCACCTGGTGCGCGCTGCACGGTGTCGAGCGGGTTGCCGTCGGTCCCCTCGCCGGCAACCCGTTTCCCGATGCCACGCCGGCTTTTTTCGCCGCGATGGGAGACGCACTGACGCGCGGCCTCGATCACCCGATTCGGATCGCCGCGCCATTCGCCACGTTCCACAAGGAGGAAGTGATCGCGCGGGGCGCCGCGCTCGGTGTCCCGTTCGAGCTCACACTGTCCTGCATGAACCCGTCGGAGGGAACCCACTGCGGCCGCTGCAGCAAGTGCCGGGAGCGCCTGCAGGCATTCGACGAAGCGGGAGTCGACGACCCGGCGCCCTACGCCTGGCGTCCCGCGAATCTGCTAACGGGCGGCTAG
- a CDS encoding 6-carboxytetrahydropterin synthase, with product MYSVTKRIDFCYGHRLLNYDGNCRHPHGHNAVAEIEVQAASLDERNMVCDFGDIKRIVKGWIDAELDHKMILRHDDPLIAPLREQGEPVFVSEENPTVEHIARLIFEKTRDAGFPVVRVTVWETPTSFATFRPAE from the coding sequence ATGTATTCGGTCACGAAACGGATCGACTTCTGCTACGGCCACCGGCTGCTCAACTACGATGGCAACTGTCGGCACCCGCACGGCCACAACGCGGTAGCGGAAATCGAGGTGCAGGCGGCATCGCTCGACGAGCGGAACATGGTGTGCGATTTCGGGGACATCAAGCGGATCGTCAAGGGGTGGATCGATGCCGAGCTGGATCACAAGATGATCCTGCGGCATGACGATCCCTTGATCGCGCCGCTACGCGAACAGGGAGAACCGGTCTTCGTCAGCGAAGAAAACCCGACGGTCGAGCATATCGCCCGGCTCATTTTCGAGAAGACGCGCGACGCCGGGTTTCCCGTCGTCCGCGTGACGGTCTGGGAGACGCCGACGTCCTTCGCAACGTTCCGGCCGGCGGAGTAG
- a CDS encoding metal-dependent transcriptional regulator: protein MPTSSTVENYLKAIYQAEIALGSPSALVPMGQLAAALGVVPGTATTMVKALAESNLVRYEPYAGVRLTPAGQKLAALVLRRHRLIELFLVRVLDMSWAEVHEEAERIEHAVSDRVIDRIDDYLGRPPVDPHGDPIPDPTGAIATPDYETLLTCPLGTSVVLQRVTDQDSGFLRFLEEHDLKPGKSISVEARDAEADQVVLRRAADRQVTIGMRAAAKLLVAPA, encoded by the coding sequence ATGCCCACGTCGAGCACTGTCGAGAACTACCTGAAGGCGATCTACCAGGCGGAGATAGCCCTCGGCAGCCCCTCGGCGCTGGTGCCGATGGGCCAGCTCGCCGCGGCGCTCGGGGTCGTGCCGGGGACGGCCACGACTATGGTCAAGGCGCTCGCCGAATCGAATCTGGTGCGGTACGAACCATACGCTGGGGTCCGCCTCACTCCTGCCGGGCAGAAGCTGGCCGCGCTCGTCTTGCGCAGGCACCGTCTGATCGAGCTTTTCCTGGTCAGGGTGCTCGACATGAGCTGGGCGGAAGTTCATGAGGAGGCGGAGCGGATCGAGCATGCGGTGTCGGACCGGGTGATCGATCGGATCGACGACTATCTGGGGCGTCCCCCGGTCGACCCGCATGGCGACCCCATCCCGGATCCGACCGGGGCGATCGCCACCCCCGACTACGAAACGCTGCTTACCTGCCCTCTTGGCACGTCGGTGGTGCTGCAGCGGGTGACGGATCAGGACTCGGGGTTTCTCCGTTTCCTCGAGGAGCATGATCTGAAGCCGGGGAAGTCGATTAGCGTCGAGGCGCGCGACGCGGAGGCGGACCAGGTAGTGCTCCGGCGCGCCGCGGACCGCCAGGTGACGATCGGGATGCGCGCTGCGGCGAAACTGCTGGTCGCACCGGCCTGA
- a CDS encoding CoA transferase: MTETPPSHRNANPAAGALDGITVLDLTRVLSGPYCTMMLGDMGARVIKVEQPGKGDDTRGWGPPFLEGESAYFMSINRNKESVTINLKHPEGRRTLDALIERADVLVENFRPGTLDRMGLGYRDLAERRPDLVYCSISGFGQTGPRRREPGYDAVLQGEGGLMSITGDENTPAYRLGVAIADIISGMFSAWGVAVALLARHRTGRGQLVDVGMLDSVAAVLTYQAGIYFATGQAPVRLGNRHPTITPYETLEAADGDLVVACGNDQLWTSFCRVLGLDGLADDDRFRTNKDRVAHREELRPLLVERLRTRNAAEWLADLKAAGIPCGGVRDLHQVFTDPQVIERAMVVAMQHPVAGAIRQLGVPVKLGDTPGAVRIPPPTLGQHTDEILGELGIGETEIAGLRAGGAI, encoded by the coding sequence ATGACAGAGACGCCGCCATCCCACCGGAACGCCAATCCCGCCGCGGGCGCCCTCGACGGCATCACCGTGCTCGATCTCACCCGTGTCCTCTCCGGGCCGTACTGCACCATGATGCTCGGCGACATGGGTGCGCGCGTCATCAAGGTGGAACAGCCGGGGAAGGGCGATGACACCCGCGGCTGGGGCCCGCCGTTCCTCGAAGGCGAGTCCGCCTACTTCATGAGCATCAACCGCAACAAGGAGAGCGTGACGATCAACCTGAAGCACCCGGAGGGCCGCCGGACGCTTGACGCTCTCATCGAACGTGCGGACGTGCTTGTCGAGAACTTCCGGCCCGGAACGCTCGACCGCATGGGCCTCGGCTACCGCGATCTGGCCGAGCGGCGCCCCGACCTCGTCTACTGCTCTATCTCCGGCTTCGGCCAGACCGGCCCGCGCCGTCGTGAGCCCGGCTACGACGCGGTGCTGCAGGGCGAGGGAGGACTGATGAGCATCACCGGCGATGAGAACACGCCGGCGTACCGGCTGGGTGTGGCGATCGCCGACATCATCTCCGGGATGTTCTCGGCGTGGGGAGTCGCCGTGGCGCTGCTCGCGCGGCACCGGACCGGGCGCGGCCAGCTCGTCGACGTCGGCATGCTCGACTCGGTCGCGGCGGTTCTCACCTACCAGGCGGGGATCTACTTCGCCACCGGCCAGGCGCCGGTCCGCCTCGGGAATCGCCATCCGACGATCACGCCCTACGAGACGCTCGAGGCGGCCGACGGCGATCTGGTCGTGGCGTGCGGCAACGATCAACTGTGGACGTCGTTCTGCCGCGTGCTCGGCCTGGACGGTCTGGCCGACGACGACCGGTTCCGGACGAACAAGGACCGTGTCGCTCACCGGGAGGAACTTCGTCCGCTGCTCGTCGAACGCCTCAGGACACGCAACGCGGCGGAGTGGCTGGCGGATCTGAAAGCGGCCGGCATTCCGTGCGGCGGGGTGCGCGACCTGCACCAGGTCTTCACGGACCCGCAGGTCATCGAGCGCGCCATGGTGGTGGCGATGCAGCACCCGGTGGCCGGCGCGATCCGGCAGCTTGGCGTCCCGGTGAAACTGGGAGACACGCCGGGGGCGGTGCGGATTCCGCCGCCCACCCTCGGTCAGCACACCGACGAAATCCTGGGTGAACTGGGGATTGGCGAAACCGAGATTGCCGGCCTCCGCGCCGGCGGCGCGATCTGA
- the argF gene encoding ornithine carbamoyltransferase, with protein MPRAAGSLKDRCFLSVLDFEPDDLEHCLALSAEVKRDRPLGKEAPTSAALQGTYIALLFEKPSLRTRSTFEIAIRELGGNFIDPDADVALGKRESLADVGRSLERWVAGAVVRTYEQSRLLDLALATSSFRVINALSNEEHPCQALADCLTLKERWEDPRGRIVAFVGDGNNVATSFTQAALMLGVHVRVATPDGFELPASVDADAVRVARYGAELTRYHDPVDAVRGADAVYTDVWTSMGREAEVALRRRLFAPYQVNDTLMAHAAPDVCFLHCLPAHRGEEVTDRVMDSPASVVFDQAENRLHTQKALLVMLFED; from the coding sequence ATTCCCCGCGCCGCCGGCAGCCTGAAGGACCGCTGCTTCCTGTCGGTCCTCGACTTCGAGCCGGATGACCTGGAACACTGCCTCGCGCTCTCCGCGGAGGTGAAGCGCGACCGCCCCCTCGGCAAGGAGGCGCCCACGTCCGCGGCGCTGCAGGGAACCTACATCGCGCTGCTCTTCGAGAAACCCTCGCTCCGGACCCGCTCGACGTTCGAGATTGCGATCCGCGAGCTGGGAGGCAACTTCATCGATCCTGACGCCGACGTCGCGCTCGGGAAACGCGAGTCGCTCGCCGATGTGGGGCGCAGTCTCGAGCGCTGGGTCGCCGGCGCCGTGGTGCGGACCTATGAACAGTCGCGGCTGCTCGACCTGGCCCTCGCGACATCCAGCTTCCGCGTAATAAACGCGCTGAGCAACGAGGAGCATCCCTGCCAGGCGCTCGCCGACTGCCTGACCCTGAAGGAGCGGTGGGAGGACCCGCGCGGGAGGATCGTCGCGTTTGTCGGGGACGGCAACAACGTCGCCACGTCGTTCACCCAAGCCGCGCTGATGCTGGGCGTGCACGTGCGCGTCGCAACGCCGGACGGCTTCGAACTCCCGGCATCCGTCGATGCCGATGCCGTGCGCGTCGCCCGTTACGGGGCCGAACTCACCCGCTACCACGATCCGGTCGACGCAGTGCGCGGCGCCGACGCCGTCTACACCGACGTCTGGACATCGATGGGACGCGAGGCGGAAGTCGCCCTCCGCCGCAGGCTGTTCGCGCCCTATCAGGTCAACGACACGCTGATGGCGCACGCCGCGCCGGACGTCTGCTTCCTCCACTGTTTGCCCGCCCACCGGGGCGAAGAGGTTACCGACCGGGTAATGGACAGTCCGGCGTCGGTCGTCTTCGATCAGGCCGAGAACCGCCTCCACACCCAGAAGGCGCTACTCGTCATGCTCTTCGAGGACTGA
- the argJ gene encoding bifunctional glutamate N-acetyltransferase/amino-acid acetyltransferase ArgJ — translation MNLRTPARAPTITPAGGGIAAPAGYRAAGAACGLKPAGLDIALVVSDRLASAAGIFTTNLAVAAPVVVTKAQLADSEGRARVIAVNSKCANACTGPGGATDAETMVTAAAEAVRCDRAHVLIASTGVIGMKLDTAKVSAGLAEAARMLSRDGHRAAAEAIMTTDVSPKEAAVRVDTPGGPITIGGMAKGAGMIEPNLATMLGFLTTDAAVAPAELERLLRAAANVSFNAISVDGEPSTNDTVLMLANGASGVAIDETTTPAFMAGLEQVCIQLAREIVRGGEGATKLATIRVEGAATDDDARRAARAIANSPLVKTALNGGDPNWGRLVAVAGRAGVAFDPERTVVRIGGVVLYDGVTIHVNREAEAADHLANDEVELCVDLGVGGTCAATMWTCDFSADYVHINADYRT, via the coding sequence ATGAACCTGCGGACGCCGGCACGCGCCCCAACGATCACGCCCGCCGGCGGCGGCATTGCCGCCCCGGCCGGGTACCGGGCGGCGGGCGCCGCCTGCGGCCTGAAACCGGCTGGTCTCGATATCGCTCTGGTGGTGTCGGATCGTCTGGCGAGCGCGGCGGGGATCTTCACCACGAACCTCGCGGTCGCCGCACCGGTCGTGGTGACGAAGGCGCAGCTCGCCGACTCGGAGGGGCGCGCGCGCGTGATCGCCGTCAACAGCAAGTGCGCCAACGCGTGCACCGGGCCCGGGGGGGCGACCGACGCGGAAACGATGGTGACGGCGGCTGCCGAAGCAGTCCGTTGCGATCGGGCGCATGTCCTGATCGCCTCGACCGGCGTCATCGGCATGAAGCTCGACACGGCGAAGGTGTCGGCTGGCCTCGCGGAAGCCGCCCGCATGCTGAGCCGCGACGGGCACCGCGCGGCGGCGGAAGCGATCATGACGACCGACGTCTCACCGAAGGAGGCGGCGGTGCGGGTCGACACTCCCGGCGGCCCGATCACGATCGGAGGCATGGCCAAGGGCGCCGGCATGATCGAGCCGAACCTGGCTACGATGCTCGGCTTCCTGACGACGGACGCCGCCGTCGCGCCGGCGGAGCTCGAACGTCTCCTGCGCGCGGCGGCCAACGTCTCGTTCAACGCGATCTCGGTGGACGGCGAACCGTCCACCAACGACACGGTACTCATGCTGGCGAACGGCGCGAGCGGCGTCGCGATCGACGAAACGACCACGCCCGCCTTCATGGCGGGCCTGGAGCAGGTCTGCATCCAACTGGCGCGCGAGATAGTCCGCGGCGGCGAGGGCGCGACGAAGCTCGCGACAATCCGGGTCGAGGGGGCGGCGACCGACGACGATGCGCGCCGCGCGGCGCGGGCGATTGCGAATTCCCCGCTGGTGAAGACGGCTCTGAACGGGGGCGATCCGAACTGGGGCCGCCTCGTGGCGGTCGCGGGACGGGCCGGCGTCGCGTTCGATCCGGAGCGGACCGTAGTCCGGATCGGCGGCGTCGTGCTGTACGACGGCGTCACGATCCATGTGAATCGCGAGGCGGAGGCGGCGGACCACCTGGCGAACGACGAAGTGGAGTTGTGCGTCGACCTGGGTGTCGGCGGAACCTGCGCGGCAACGATGTGGACTTGCGACTTCAGCGCCGACTATGTCCACATCAACGCCGACTACCGGACGTAG
- a CDS encoding GNAT family N-acetyltransferase: MTRSTTGSAASARLWRKPEPLSDEPMVSTTDTPAAVSQAVTPERIGIRPAVAGDAPRVYRLITENLETGHLLARPLGEVELHVPRFLVATVGESVVGCGELAELSPKVAEVRSLVVADGHRGIGIGRRLLDALVAAALAQRVPRLCAFTHEARPFVRAGFSIVPHTWVPEKIAADCRTCDLFRRCRQYAVVLDLARGTGVGR, encoded by the coding sequence ATGACGAGATCGACGACGGGCTCAGCCGCCTCCGCCAGGCTTTGGCGGAAGCCGGAGCCACTTTCGGATGAGCCGATGGTAAGCACGACCGACACGCCGGCGGCCGTCTCCCAGGCAGTGACGCCGGAGCGAATCGGGATCCGGCCGGCGGTTGCCGGCGACGCGCCCCGCGTGTACCGACTGATCACCGAGAACCTCGAGACGGGACACTTGCTCGCCCGGCCGCTCGGGGAAGTGGAGCTGCACGTCCCGCGCTTCCTCGTGGCGACGGTCGGCGAGAGCGTGGTCGGCTGCGGCGAACTGGCCGAGCTGAGCCCGAAGGTCGCGGAGGTGCGTTCGCTCGTCGTCGCCGATGGCCACCGCGGCATCGGGATCGGCCGGCGGCTGCTGGACGCGTTGGTCGCGGCGGCGCTGGCGCAGCGCGTTCCGCGCCTGTGCGCCTTCACGCATGAGGCGCGTCCGTTCGTCCGCGCCGGCTTCTCGATCGTGCCGCACACGTGGGTACCCGAGAAGATAGCCGCCGATTGCAGGACGTGCGACCTCTTCCGCCGCTGCCGGCAGTACGCCGTCGTTCTCGATCTGGCGCGCGGCACGGGAGTCGGTAGATGA